The following are from one region of the uncultured Methanobrevibacter sp. genome:
- a CDS encoding DsbA family protein, protein MRIIYLIDFNCPYSYIGLERIKKACKSLDLDVEWEMKPFELEPEAGKRPTISITERYAEKYNLSDEEASKRISEIEKIGLDDGLKINFKDIKLTSSKDALRLTKFVQINHPEITLDIVDKIFYSNLVENENIADINILADIAVSCGLDESEARKILENNYYNIEVFLDMDEAISNGITSTPCFILNKKEEKLIIPGAFSAEEFEVALKDFVEGNIKSKTYGFGTL, encoded by the coding sequence TATATTGGACTTGAAAGAATTAAGAAAGCTTGCAAAAGTCTCGATTTGGATGTCGAATGGGAAATGAAACCTTTCGAACTTGAGCCTGAAGCGGGAAAAAGGCCTACCATAAGCATTACAGAAAGATATGCAGAAAAATATAATCTGTCTGATGAGGAAGCATCAAAGAGAATTTCAGAAATTGAAAAGATTGGACTTGATGACGGATTGAAAATCAATTTCAAAGATATTAAGCTTACAAGCTCAAAGGATGCTCTCAGATTAACAAAATTTGTGCAAATCAACCATCCTGAAATAACTTTAGACATTGTAGATAAAATATTTTACTCCAATTTGGTTGAAAACGAAAATATTGCCGATATAAACATTTTAGCAGATATTGCCGTTTCATGCGGATTGGATGAAAGCGAAGCCCGAAAAATACTTGAAAATAATTACTACAACATAGAAGTTTTCCTTGATATGGATGAGGCCATTTCAAATGGAATTACATCAACACCATGCTTTATTTTAAATAAAAAGGAAGAAAAACTAATTATTCCCGGAGCATTTTCAGCCGAAGAGTTTGAAGTTGCCCTTAAAGATTTTGTTGAGGGCAATATTAAATCCAAAACCTATGGCTTTGGAACATTGTGA